Proteins encoded within one genomic window of Gammaproteobacteria bacterium:
- a CDS encoding nucleotide pyrophosphohydrolase, with translation MDDLDTLREAVRRFATERDWERFHSPKNLASALAVEAAELLEPFQWLTEEQSRSLSAEQAEAVRREMADVLIYLVRLADQVEVDLLAAARDKMAENAQKYPVEKARGSARKYSDF, from the coding sequence ATGGATGACCTCGACACACTCAGGGAGGCTGTTCGGCGCTTTGCCACCGAGCGCGACTGGGAGCGGTTCCACTCGCCCAAGAACCTCGCCAGCGCGCTCGCGGTGGAAGCAGCGGAACTGCTCGAACCCTTCCAGTGGCTCACGGAGGAGCAAAGCCGCAGCCTGTCCGCGGAACAGGCCGAGGCTGTCCGCAGGGAAATGGCCGACGTGCTGATTTACCTGGTGCGCCTCGCCGACCAGGTCGAAGTCGACCTGCTCGCTGCCGCGCGGGACAAGATGGCGGAGAACGCGCAGAAGTACCCGGTGGAGAAGGCGCGGGGTTCGGCGCGCAAGTACAGCGATTTCTAG
- a CDS encoding ABC transporter ATP-binding protein/permease: MLGQMLRLASPYWNCERKARVRGATLALFLLTVCQVGLTVWGNYWNRALFDALEARSVPEVLVQVGVFALIFAGSIVVTAAHLMVKRWLQLDWRAWLTDRLVGRWMADGRHYRLTFSAGDHDNPDGRIAEDVRIATESAIALAHTLVFSVMILGTFVDILWEVSGVVTVPGTALQVPGYMVPLAVLYAGAGTIVGWLFGRPLVRTTNALQTAEASFRFGLARAREQSESIALMHGEAMERARSGVRFREVVRDWDRQSLAYMGIVSFSTGYGALLPVFPLLVAAPQYIMGEMTLGVLMQAAQAFQKVTSALSWPVDNVGEIARCRASADRALALHLGMQRLDLEKQLPAAYRIELGCCAPSRLKIEALTITEPSGRILIEDFSCEIRRGERVLVMGDPAVTTSLFQVIGGLWAWGRGRVLLPADGPVLFMPQRPFLPEGTLREALCYPQAPDAYSDSCIRHALECAGLAWLRPRLDEQDNWARVLPLRGQQQLGLARAVMQRPAWILMEEATDAFDPKGEQLMLEMLRREVPGAGMLTISVHPGLEHLHDRKIVLNRLVPVRHLFHAD; this comes from the coding sequence ATGCTGGGCCAGATGCTGCGCCTTGCCAGTCCCTACTGGAACTGCGAGCGCAAGGCCAGGGTACGCGGCGCCACCCTGGCGCTCTTCCTTCTGACCGTTTGCCAGGTTGGCCTCACTGTCTGGGGCAATTACTGGAACCGCGCACTGTTCGACGCCCTGGAGGCGCGCTCGGTGCCCGAGGTTCTGGTGCAGGTGGGCGTATTCGCGCTCATCTTCGCCGGCTCCATCGTCGTCACCGCGGCACATCTGATGGTCAAGCGCTGGTTGCAGCTCGACTGGCGTGCCTGGCTCACCGACCGCCTGGTTGGCCGCTGGATGGCCGACGGCAGGCATTACCGCCTGACGTTCAGCGCGGGCGATCATGACAATCCGGACGGGCGTATCGCCGAGGACGTGCGAATTGCCACCGAGAGCGCCATTGCCCTGGCGCACACGCTCGTCTTCTCGGTGATGATCCTCGGTACCTTCGTGGACATCCTCTGGGAGGTGTCCGGCGTCGTTACCGTTCCCGGCACCGCCCTGCAGGTTCCCGGCTACATGGTGCCGCTGGCCGTGCTCTATGCCGGCGCCGGCACCATCGTCGGCTGGCTGTTCGGCCGGCCCCTGGTGCGCACCACCAACGCCCTGCAGACCGCCGAGGCCAGCTTCCGCTTCGGCCTGGCGCGGGCGCGGGAGCAGTCCGAGTCCATCGCGCTCATGCACGGCGAAGCCATGGAGCGGGCCAGGTCCGGGGTGCGCTTCCGCGAGGTCGTACGCGACTGGGACCGGCAGTCGCTGGCCTACATGGGCATTGTCTCGTTCTCCACCGGCTACGGCGCCTTGCTCCCCGTGTTCCCGCTGCTGGTCGCGGCACCGCAGTACATCATGGGCGAGATGACGCTCGGCGTCCTGATGCAGGCGGCACAGGCGTTTCAGAAGGTCACCTCCGCGCTGTCCTGGCCGGTGGACAATGTCGGCGAAATCGCCCGCTGCCGCGCTTCGGCCGACCGTGCCCTGGCCCTGCACCTGGGTATGCAGCGCCTCGACCTGGAGAAGCAGCTGCCCGCTGCGTATCGCATCGAGCTCGGCTGCTGCGCACCGTCGCGCCTGAAGATCGAAGCGCTGACCATCACCGAGCCATCGGGCCGGATCCTTATCGAGGACTTCAGCTGCGAGATCCGCCGCGGCGAACGCGTGCTGGTCATGGGTGACCCGGCGGTGACCACCAGCCTGTTCCAGGTCATCGGCGGCCTCTGGGCCTGGGGGCGCGGCCGTGTGCTGTTGCCTGCCGACGGGCCGGTGCTGTTCATGCCCCAGCGGCCGTTCCTCCCGGAGGGGACGCTTCGCGAGGCGCTCTGCTACCCACAGGCACCGGATGCATACAGCGACAGCTGCATCCGCCATGCACTGGAGTGCGCCGGCCTGGCCTGGCTCAGGCCACGCCTGGATGAACAGGACAACTGGGCACGCGTTCTGCCGTTGCGCGGCCAGCAACAGCTGGGCCTGGCCCGCGCGGTGATGCAGCGGCCGGCCTGGATTCTCATGGAGGAAGCCACCGACGCCTTTGATCCCAAGGGCGAACAGCTGATGCTGGAGATGCTCCGGCGCGAGGTGCCCGGTGCCGGGATGCTTACCATCAGCGTCCATCCCGGGCTTGAGCATCTCCATGATCGCAAGATCGTGCTCAACCGGCTGGTGCCGGTCCGCCACCTGTTCCACGCGGACTGA
- a CDS encoding HlyD family efflux transporter periplasmic adaptor subunit, giving the protein MDAWPACVGPATDSPARQASLIRHSSPARYRYCLMAGLASLAAGCGGGDSPPLVGTLERDRIEIIAEASEPIVALEVREGDHVAEGTLLMRLETATATARAAAAASRSAQARHHLTELLNGERPEVIDEARARVAAAQATAQRDQMELRRATALLARGLTSQASVDQARAANDAAAAALREAQAALALALHGSRIEDIDQARAALAEAEAGERQLAVGDARLDVRATRAGTVEAVPYKLGERPPAGAPVVVLLADSPAYARIYVPEPLRASLRAGQAAEIRVDGLEKPLPGRFRYLSAEAAFTPYYALTQRDRSRLSYLAEVEVTGPGAAGLPAGVPVEVTPAAQAHD; this is encoded by the coding sequence ATGGATGCGTGGCCGGCCTGCGTCGGGCCGGCCACGGACTCCCCTGCAAGACAAGCCAGCCTGATCCGCCACAGCAGCCCAGCCCGGTACCGCTACTGCCTGATGGCTGGCCTTGCCAGCCTCGCAGCGGGCTGCGGCGGTGGCGACAGCCCGCCACTGGTCGGCACGCTGGAACGCGACCGCATCGAGATCATCGCCGAGGCCAGCGAGCCGATCGTCGCGCTCGAGGTACGCGAGGGCGACCACGTTGCCGAGGGCACGCTGCTGATGCGCCTGGAGACGGCCACCGCCACCGCCAGGGCAGCGGCGGCGGCCTCCCGCTCCGCGCAGGCGCGCCACCACCTGACGGAACTGCTGAACGGCGAACGCCCCGAGGTCATCGACGAGGCGCGCGCCCGTGTCGCCGCGGCCCAGGCCACCGCGCAGCGTGACCAGATGGAGCTCCGGCGCGCCACGGCCTTGCTGGCGCGCGGCCTCACCAGCCAGGCGAGCGTGGACCAGGCCCGCGCGGCGAACGACGCCGCGGCGGCCGCGCTGCGCGAGGCGCAGGCCGCACTGGCCCTGGCCCTGCACGGCAGCCGCATCGAGGACATCGACCAGGCACGCGCCGCGCTGGCGGAGGCCGAGGCCGGCGAGCGCCAGCTCGCGGTGGGCGATGCCCGCCTCGACGTGAGGGCCACCCGTGCCGGTACCGTCGAGGCCGTTCCCTACAAGCTCGGCGAGCGTCCGCCCGCGGGCGCCCCGGTGGTGGTGCTGCTGGCCGACAGCCCGGCCTATGCGCGCATCTACGTGCCCGAGCCACTGCGCGCCAGCCTGCGCGCCGGCCAGGCGGCCGAAATCCGCGTGGACGGCCTGGAGAAGCCGCTGCCCGGCCGCTTCCGCTACCTGTCCGCCGAGGCCGCTTTCACCCCGTACTACGCGCTGACGCAGCGCGACCGCAGCCGCCTGTCCTACCTGGCGGAGGTCGAGGTCACCGGACCGGGGGCTGCTGGCCTGCCGGCGGGTGTGCCCGTGGAGGTGACGCCGGCCGCGCAGGCCCATGACTGA
- a CDS encoding ABC transporter permease → MSAAAEFFQRVAAVADKEIRQLRRDRLTAGMIFGVPLLLILIFGYGINFDVRHLRAAWVDDANTTASRALVADLAASQVVDFVARARGPDELRRLIAAGEVSVGLYVPPDFERRRLGGERALAQLFIDGGEPGVEAAARALAAIPVRVRVTAPLRGTPTLEVLTEYNPERRTAVQIVPALIGVILTMTMVVFTAIALVRERERGNLELLITTPVRPVELMLGKLLPYVAVGLVQTSIVLGAGVLLFQVPVNGSVVDLYAGAILFIAATLALGLLVSTVARTQFQAMQLGYFILLPSILLSGFMFPFEGMPLAVQWLAQLLPLTHFNEILRGVILRGASLRELGGPVLKLGACFLVAVALAASRFRKRLG, encoded by the coding sequence ATGAGCGCGGCCGCGGAATTCTTCCAGCGGGTCGCCGCGGTGGCGGACAAGGAGATCCGCCAGCTGCGCCGCGACCGGCTGACCGCCGGCATGATCTTCGGCGTGCCGCTGCTGCTGATCCTGATCTTCGGCTACGGCATCAACTTCGACGTGCGCCACCTGCGCGCCGCCTGGGTGGACGACGCCAACACCACCGCCTCGCGCGCGCTGGTGGCCGACCTCGCCGCCAGCCAGGTGGTGGACTTCGTCGCCCGTGCCCGCGGGCCGGACGAGCTGCGCCGGCTGATCGCCGCGGGCGAGGTTTCCGTGGGGCTGTACGTGCCGCCGGATTTCGAGCGCCGGCGCCTGGGCGGGGAGCGCGCCCTGGCGCAGCTGTTCATCGACGGCGGCGAGCCGGGCGTGGAGGCGGCGGCGCGTGCGCTCGCCGCCATCCCGGTGCGCGTGCGGGTCACCGCGCCGTTGCGTGGCACGCCGACACTCGAGGTGCTGACCGAGTACAACCCCGAGCGGCGCACGGCGGTGCAGATCGTGCCGGCACTGATCGGCGTGATCCTCACCATGACCATGGTGGTGTTCACCGCCATCGCGCTGGTGCGCGAGCGCGAGCGCGGCAACCTCGAGCTGCTGATCACCACGCCGGTGCGCCCGGTGGAGCTGATGCTCGGCAAGCTGCTGCCCTACGTGGCGGTGGGCCTGGTGCAGACCAGCATCGTGCTCGGCGCGGGGGTGCTGCTGTTCCAGGTGCCGGTCAACGGCAGCGTGGTCGATCTCTATGCCGGGGCGATCCTGTTCATCGCCGCCACGCTGGCGCTGGGCCTGCTGGTGTCCACCGTCGCTCGCACGCAGTTCCAGGCCATGCAGCTCGGCTACTTCATCCTGCTGCCGTCGATCCTGCTCTCCGGGTTCATGTTCCCGTTCGAGGGCATGCCGCTGGCCGTGCAGTGGCTGGCGCAGCTGCTGCCGCTGACGCATTTCAACGAGATCCTGCGTGGCGTGATCCTGCGGGGAGCCTCGCTGCGGGAACTGGGCGGGCCGGTGCTGAAGCTCGGCGCCTGCTTCCTGGTGGCGGTGGCCCTGGCGGCCTCGCGATTCCGCAAGCGGCTGGGCTGA
- a CDS encoding glycoside hydrolase family 5 protein: protein MTPSLFAGLAATDETSWCVELGAAAPARLRAHWDSFITREDFAWLAASGINALRIPLGHWLFGPPYPYHPKYGASRQPFVSGGIEVLDRAMGWAGEMGLKVLLDLHAAPGCQNGFDNGGIKDVCEWHTKDEYIAHSVDIVGRLAARYRAHPALLGIELLNEPRWDVPTQVLKDYYRRANAAVRSHCGPGDVAVVVHDGFRPHREYLGFFQEPGFDNVIFDLHRYQCFEQADKDLDIGGHLHKAAILWRDEADLVQRELRVPAIAGEWSLGLDLKAVSLWAEGPYNHALEALDGFQVDVANRGYGAAQICAFEHYRGWFFWSYRTETTPSWCFRECVERGWLPASF, encoded by the coding sequence ATGACACCCAGTCTCTTCGCGGGATTGGCCGCCACCGATGAGACCAGCTGGTGCGTGGAACTCGGCGCCGCGGCACCGGCCCGGCTCCGCGCCCACTGGGATTCCTTCATCACCCGCGAGGACTTCGCCTGGCTGGCGGCGAGCGGCATCAATGCGCTGCGCATTCCGCTCGGGCACTGGTTGTTCGGACCGCCCTATCCCTATCACCCGAAGTACGGCGCCAGCCGGCAGCCGTTCGTCAGCGGTGGCATCGAGGTGCTGGACCGGGCCATGGGCTGGGCCGGGGAGATGGGGCTGAAGGTCCTGCTGGACCTGCACGCCGCCCCGGGCTGCCAGAACGGCTTCGACAATGGCGGCATCAAGGACGTCTGCGAGTGGCACACGAAGGATGAGTACATCGCACATTCGGTCGATATCGTCGGCCGGCTGGCGGCACGCTACCGCGCGCATCCAGCGCTGCTCGGCATCGAACTGCTGAACGAGCCACGCTGGGACGTGCCCACGCAGGTGCTCAAGGACTACTACCGGCGTGCCAACGCCGCGGTGCGCAGTCATTGCGGTCCCGGTGACGTTGCCGTGGTGGTGCATGACGGCTTTCGCCCGCACCGCGAATACCTCGGCTTCTTCCAGGAGCCCGGATTCGACAACGTGATCTTCGACCTGCACCGGTACCAGTGCTTCGAGCAGGCAGACAAGGATCTGGATATCGGTGGCCATCTGCACAAGGCAGCCATCCTCTGGCGCGACGAAGCCGACCTGGTGCAGCGGGAACTGCGGGTGCCGGCGATTGCGGGCGAATGGAGCCTGGGCCTCGACCTGAAAGCCGTTTCGCTCTGGGCCGAGGGCCCCTACAACCATGCCCTGGAGGCACTCGACGGCTTCCAGGTCGATGTCGCGAACCGTGGCTACGGTGCCGCCCAGATATGCGCTTTCGAGCACTATCGCGGCTGGTTCTTCTGGAGCTACCGGACGGAGACCACGCCGTCATGGTGCTTCCGCGAGTGCGTCGAGCGCGGCTGGTTGCCCGCCTCCTTCTGA
- a CDS encoding D-alanine--D-alanine ligase, protein MKKLRVLVLTHESLVPPESLDGYTEQQINEWRTEYDVMTHLKAAGHEVRMLGLYDNLADLRAAVSGWTPDVAFNLLQEFQGIITYDQHIVAYLELMRQPYTGCNPRGMMLSRDKVLSKQILSWHRIPTPQFAIFRHGHPYRLSAKLKFPLFVKSATEDASLGIAQASIVEDRVRLKERIDFIHESTRTDALVEEYIEGRELYVGVCGNDRLSTFPVWEMDFGTLPQAMAGIATRKVKWDLKYQKKHGIRTGRANGLAAADHERIGRLAKRIYRALHMSGYARMDFRMREDGSVFVLEANCNPNLAQGEDFAESAGSDGLDYAGLLQRLVRLGLNYRAEWRLNDA, encoded by the coding sequence ATGAAGAAACTGCGCGTCCTGGTGCTGACCCACGAGAGCCTGGTGCCGCCGGAGAGCCTCGATGGCTACACGGAGCAGCAGATCAACGAGTGGAGGACCGAGTACGACGTCATGACGCACCTGAAGGCCGCCGGCCACGAGGTGCGCATGCTGGGCCTGTACGACAACCTCGCTGACCTGCGCGCTGCGGTCTCCGGCTGGACGCCGGATGTGGCCTTCAACCTGCTGCAGGAATTCCAGGGGATCATCACCTACGACCAGCACATCGTCGCCTACCTCGAGCTGATGCGCCAGCCGTACACCGGCTGCAACCCGCGCGGCATGATGCTGTCGCGGGACAAGGTGCTGTCCAAGCAGATCCTCTCCTGGCACCGCATCCCGACGCCGCAGTTCGCCATCTTCCGCCACGGCCATCCCTACCGGTTGTCGGCGAAGCTGAAGTTCCCGCTGTTCGTCAAGTCCGCCACCGAGGACGCCTCGCTCGGCATCGCCCAGGCCTCCATCGTCGAGGACCGGGTACGGCTGAAGGAGCGCATCGACTTCATCCACGAGAGCACGCGCACCGATGCGCTGGTGGAGGAGTACATCGAGGGACGCGAGCTCTACGTCGGCGTCTGTGGCAACGACCGGCTCAGTACCTTCCCGGTCTGGGAGATGGATTTCGGCACGCTGCCCCAGGCCATGGCCGGCATCGCCACGCGCAAGGTGAAGTGGGACCTGAAGTACCAGAAGAAGCACGGCATCCGCACCGGCCGGGCCAACGGGCTGGCGGCGGCGGACCACGAGCGCATCGGGCGCCTCGCCAAGCGCATCTACCGCGCGCTGCACATGAGCGGCTATGCGCGCATGGACTTCCGCATGCGCGAGGATGGCAGCGTCTTCGTGCTCGAGGCCAACTGCAATCCCAACCTCGCGCAGGGGGAGGACTTCGCCGAGTCCGCCGGCAGCGATGGCCTGGACTACGCCGGCCTGCTGCAGCGGCTGGTGCGCCTGGGGCTCAACTACCGCGCCGAATGGCGGCTCAACGACGCCTGA
- a CDS encoding ABC transporter ATP-binding protein, with protein sequence MTEPAAIQARGITRRFGAVLAVDQVSLDIPRAQIYGFLGPNGSGKSTTIRMLCGLLLPQAGTIRVLGHEVPREAEVLRRQIGYMTQKFSLWDDLTVLENLRFMARAYTLGAERSARRIAAVIEEYRLGELRDRLAAEMSGGQRQRLALAAATLHEPPLLMLDEPTSAVDPQSRRDFWESLFALVGRGTTILVSTHYMDEAERCHRLAILSEGRLVAEGEPATLMDGLPLHVVEVKTGDIEGARRELHRLPELRSLAQLGLRLHVLLDRGVEDPAGLVRAALSAAAIDGDVALAAASLEDVFVAATLPGSPAHSGNARVPA encoded by the coding sequence ATGACTGAACCCGCCGCCATCCAGGCGCGCGGCATCACCCGCCGCTTCGGCGCCGTGCTGGCGGTGGACCAGGTATCGCTCGATATCCCGCGGGCGCAGATCTACGGCTTCCTCGGTCCCAACGGCTCGGGCAAGTCCACCACCATCCGCATGCTCTGCGGCCTGCTGCTGCCGCAGGCGGGCACGATCCGCGTGCTGGGCCACGAGGTGCCGCGCGAGGCCGAGGTGCTGCGCCGGCAGATCGGCTACATGACGCAGAAGTTCTCGCTCTGGGATGACCTGACGGTGCTGGAGAACCTGCGCTTCATGGCACGCGCCTACACCCTGGGCGCGGAGCGCTCCGCCCGGCGCATCGCCGCGGTGATCGAGGAGTACCGCCTCGGGGAGCTCCGCGACCGGCTCGCCGCCGAAATGAGCGGCGGGCAGCGCCAGCGCCTGGCACTGGCCGCGGCCACGCTGCACGAGCCGCCGCTGCTGATGCTCGACGAGCCCACCAGTGCCGTCGACCCGCAGAGCCGTCGCGATTTCTGGGAGAGCCTGTTCGCGCTGGTCGGGCGCGGCACCACCATCCTGGTCTCGACGCACTACATGGACGAGGCCGAGCGCTGCCACCGGCTGGCGATCCTCAGCGAGGGGCGGCTGGTGGCCGAGGGCGAGCCGGCCACGCTCATGGACGGCCTGCCGCTGCACGTGGTCGAGGTGAAGACCGGCGACATCGAGGGTGCGCGCCGCGAGCTGCACCGCCTGCCCGAGCTGCGCAGCCTGGCGCAACTCGGCCTGCGGCTGCACGTGCTGCTCGACCGGGGCGTGGAGGACCCGGCTGGCCTGGTGCGCGCGGCCCTGTCCGCCGCGGCGATCGACGGGGACGTGGCACTGGCAGCGGCCAGCCTCGAGGATGTTTTCGTCGCGGCGACGCTGCCGGGCAGCCCTGCCCATTCCGGCAATGCGCGGGTGCCCGCATGA